In the Fibrobacter sp. genome, one interval contains:
- a CDS encoding ATP-binding protein: protein MADFIGRIEEKLEITKCMESDRSEFVVVYGRRRVGKTALIRNYFNDSYDFRFVGARNCSTAIQLKNFSEELSRFSKEACTVPSTWMEAFRLLEGYLEKCVSRKKVVFIDEMPWIDNKQSGFVQALEYFWNSWVAFRDDIVFIACGSSSSWMVNNLVENQGGLHNRITRQIHLSPFTLYECKLYLQSRGFDWDDYQIIQCYMTFGGVPFYLSLLDPVLSLEQNINQLMFKNGSSLQREFDELYTALFNCADKYVAVVEALAQKRKGLQKKEIAEITGVSGGRLTHILANLERSDFIMSMTQFGKNVKNTAYKLIDFYTLFYYKFVKNNNSKDENFWLHHFNDASVVSWRGFSFEQVCLLHLRQIKKALGISGMATAVSTWRYVPENDGESGTQIDLLIDRVDKMIHLCEIKFTNGQYAISKDYAEKLKARASVFKVTSKTRKSLVHTFVTVDGILKNNHSSLLHSEVTAKDLFEP from the coding sequence ATGGCGGATTTCATTGGTCGCATTGAAGAAAAACTTGAAATTACCAAATGCATGGAGTCGGACCGTTCCGAATTCGTTGTGGTTTATGGTCGTCGTCGGGTTGGTAAGACCGCATTAATTCGCAATTACTTTAATGACTCATACGATTTTCGCTTTGTGGGTGCAAGAAATTGTTCCACGGCTATACAGCTGAAGAACTTCAGCGAAGAACTGTCCAGATTTTCAAAGGAGGCTTGCACAGTTCCATCCACATGGATGGAGGCTTTTCGCTTGTTGGAAGGATACCTTGAAAAATGCGTTTCTAGAAAGAAGGTTGTCTTCATCGATGAAATGCCTTGGATCGACAACAAGCAGTCAGGTTTCGTGCAGGCTCTAGAATATTTCTGGAATTCTTGGGTCGCATTTCGTGACGACATTGTTTTTATTGCATGTGGTTCGTCGTCTTCATGGATGGTGAACAACCTTGTTGAAAATCAAGGCGGACTCCATAACCGAATTACGAGGCAAATTCATTTGAGTCCTTTTACTTTGTACGAATGCAAACTGTATTTGCAGAGTCGGGGTTTTGACTGGGACGATTACCAAATCATCCAATGCTACATGACGTTCGGCGGGGTTCCTTTTTATTTAAGCCTGTTGGACCCGGTGCTTAGTCTAGAGCAGAATATCAATCAATTGATGTTTAAAAATGGTTCTAGCTTGCAGCGGGAATTTGACGAACTTTATACAGCCCTTTTTAATTGTGCTGATAAGTATGTTGCGGTAGTAGAAGCTCTTGCACAAAAAAGGAAGGGTTTACAAAAAAAAGAGATCGCAGAAATTACAGGTGTCTCTGGGGGACGTTTAACTCACATTCTTGCAAACCTTGAACGCTCCGATTTTATAATGTCCATGACACAATTCGGAAAAAATGTCAAGAATACGGCCTACAAGCTGATCGATTTCTATACGTTGTTCTACTATAAGTTTGTAAAAAACAACAACTCAAAGGACGAAAATTTTTGGCTGCATCATTTTAACGATGCGTCTGTTGTCTCTTGGCGAGGATTTTCGTTTGAACAGGTTTGTCTGCTTCACCTTAGGCAAATAAAGAAGGCCCTTGGAATTTCAGGGATGGCAACGGCGGTGAGTACGTGGCGTTACGTGCCGGAGAACGATGGCGAGAGTGGAACCCAAATCGACCTACTCATTGATAGAGTAGACAAGATGATACACCTTTGCGAAATCAAATTCACTAACGGTCAATATGCGATCAGCAAGGATTATGCAGAAAAACTGAAAGCACGCGCATCTGTTTTTAAGGTGACGTCAAAAACTCGTAAAAGCCTAGTGCATACTTTCGTGACGGTCGATGGAATCCTAAAAAACAACCATAGTTCTTTGTTGCATTCCGAAGTGACCGCAAAAGATTTGTTCGAACCTTAA
- the ileS gene encoding isoleucine--tRNA ligase — protein MALFREVVKEETFPQIEERVLGLWDKDDSFKKSLDSRPETAPYTFYDGPPFATGLPHYGHLLAGTIKDIVPRYWTMKGKKVPRGFGWDCHGLPIESLVQNELGLAGVAEIQNLGVDKFNETCRSKVLKYTGEWRKTVRRMGRWVDFDKGYKTMDKNFMESVWWVFKQCFDKGLIYQGYRIQPYSPALATPLSNFETNQGYKDRQDPSLTLIFPLVSDNAKFAGSNILVWTTTPWTLPSNFAIAVKADAEYVCVEQDGKKFWVMGTRAGAYFKQPNIVDKCMGSDLAGLKYEALFHISDAYATPEELAKRYTIYVADFVSDEDGAGAVHIAPSFGEEDFQLGASLGLGLFDPLDTEGKFTDKVPMWQGLGAKEADKSIIAYLKEQGRVFKHETFVHSYPHCWRTGVPLLYRALKTWFLKIDGEVTNAEGVTKTLKEWMVENNQTVNWVPDHIKSGRFGKWIANARDWNLSRNRFWGTPIPVWIADDGEMIAVGSIKELADLTGETLEDLHKHFVDKIVIKKDGKEFKRTPEVFDCWFESGSMPYASRHYPFENKELVEKSFPADFIAEGLDQTRGWFYTLTVLSNALFQKPAFKNVIVNGIILAEDGSKMSKSKKNYPDPNELIERTGADAIRLFLINSAALKAEDLRFSEEGVKGIVKQVMLPLWNAVSFFVSNHNADAAKGQLNWNPGEVVKSENELDRWMLATLQDLAAKVEVEMKAYRLYNVVPAIIAAVDDLTNWYVRRSRRRFWKSENDGDKNAAYATMYKVLVDFSKILAPFLPLLAEEIYQILVREVDANAPVSVHLCEFPSADESLKDEALVQRIAMVRGMVEMGRAIRATNNVKNRMPIASMTVVPHGSVELDVAQTMKDLILEELNVREMKFLEDETVLVKLSAKPNFLGIKAKGPEYAKNMKVISAKLNSLTADEIKALQGGETIKFEFGEVGADCLMIQRIVPEGLAVDADSHFTVALDLNVTDDLRRACVARELVNRIQNRRKEQNYTITDKIEVTLFSDSEMFKQAVAENEAYIAGETQATAIKWAASADGLEANDADGEAFAFTTVKA, from the coding sequence ATGGCTTTGTTTCGTGAAGTAGTTAAGGAAGAAACCTTCCCGCAAATCGAAGAGCGCGTGCTCGGATTGTGGGATAAGGATGATAGCTTTAAGAAGTCTCTGGACAGCCGTCCGGAAACTGCACCCTATACTTTCTACGATGGCCCTCCGTTTGCAACTGGCCTTCCGCACTATGGTCACTTGCTGGCTGGTACCATCAAGGATATCGTTCCCCGTTACTGGACCATGAAGGGCAAGAAGGTTCCTCGCGGTTTTGGTTGGGACTGTCACGGTCTTCCTATTGAATCTCTGGTGCAGAACGAACTGGGTCTGGCTGGTGTTGCCGAAATCCAGAACCTGGGCGTAGATAAGTTTAACGAAACCTGCCGTAGCAAGGTTCTGAAGTACACCGGTGAATGGCGCAAGACGGTTCGTCGCATGGGCCGCTGGGTGGACTTCGACAAGGGCTACAAGACCATGGACAAGAACTTCATGGAATCTGTGTGGTGGGTGTTCAAGCAGTGCTTCGACAAGGGCCTCATCTACCAGGGCTACCGCATTCAGCCGTACAGCCCGGCCCTTGCTACTCCGCTTTCCAACTTCGAAACCAACCAGGGCTATAAGGACCGTCAGGACCCGTCCTTGACTCTTATCTTCCCGCTGGTTTCCGATAACGCCAAGTTTGCTGGCTCCAACATCCTGGTTTGGACCACCACTCCCTGGACTCTTCCTTCCAACTTCGCTATTGCAGTGAAGGCTGACGCCGAATACGTTTGCGTAGAACAGGACGGCAAGAAGTTCTGGGTCATGGGTACCCGCGCTGGCGCTTACTTCAAGCAGCCCAACATCGTGGACAAGTGCATGGGTTCCGACCTGGCTGGCCTCAAGTACGAAGCCTTGTTCCACATTAGCGACGCTTATGCAACTCCAGAAGAACTTGCAAAGCGTTACACAATTTACGTTGCCGATTTCGTTAGCGACGAAGACGGTGCCGGTGCTGTGCATATCGCTCCTTCCTTCGGTGAAGAAGACTTCCAGCTGGGCGCATCTCTTGGCCTGGGCCTCTTCGATCCGCTGGATACCGAAGGTAAGTTCACCGACAAGGTCCCCATGTGGCAGGGCCTGGGTGCAAAGGAAGCCGACAAGAGCATTATCGCCTACCTCAAGGAACAGGGCCGTGTGTTCAAGCACGAAACCTTCGTTCATAGCTACCCCCACTGCTGGCGTACCGGCGTGCCTCTGCTGTACCGCGCCCTCAAGACTTGGTTCTTGAAGATCGATGGCGAAGTCACCAACGCAGAAGGTGTCACCAAGACTTTGAAGGAATGGATGGTCGAAAACAACCAGACCGTGAACTGGGTTCCCGACCACATCAAGAGCGGCCGCTTTGGTAAGTGGATTGCCAACGCCCGCGACTGGAACCTTTCCCGTAACCGTTTCTGGGGTACCCCGATTCCTGTATGGATTGCTGACGACGGCGAAATGATCGCCGTGGGTTCCATCAAGGAACTGGCCGACCTCACTGGCGAAACTCTGGAAGACCTCCACAAGCACTTCGTGGACAAGATTGTCATCAAGAAGGATGGCAAGGAATTCAAGCGTACTCCGGAAGTGTTTGACTGCTGGTTCGAATCTGGCTCCATGCCTTATGCCAGCCGCCACTATCCGTTTGAAAACAAGGAACTGGTTGAAAAGAGCTTCCCGGCTGACTTCATTGCCGAAGGTCTTGACCAGACCCGTGGTTGGTTCTACACCTTGACCGTTCTTTCTAACGCTCTGTTCCAGAAGCCCGCCTTCAAGAACGTGATTGTGAACGGTATCATCTTGGCCGAAGACGGTTCCAAGATGTCCAAGTCCAAGAAGAACTATCCGGACCCCAACGAACTTATCGAACGCACCGGCGCAGACGCCATCCGTCTGTTCCTCATCAACTCTGCTGCCCTTAAGGCCGAAGACCTGCGCTTCTCCGAAGAAGGTGTGAAGGGCATTGTGAAGCAGGTGATGCTCCCGCTGTGGAACGCCGTGAGCTTCTTCGTTTCTAACCACAATGCCGACGCCGCCAAGGGCCAGCTCAACTGGAATCCGGGTGAAGTGGTGAAGTCCGAAAACGAACTGGACCGCTGGATGCTTGCAACCTTGCAGGATCTGGCCGCTAAGGTCGAAGTGGAAATGAAGGCTTACCGTTTGTACAACGTGGTGCCTGCAATCATCGCTGCTGTGGATGACCTGACCAACTGGTACGTCCGTCGTAGCCGCCGCCGTTTCTGGAAGTCTGAAAACGATGGCGACAAGAACGCAGCTTATGCAACCATGTACAAGGTGCTGGTGGACTTCAGCAAGATTCTTGCTCCGTTCCTGCCGCTCCTGGCCGAAGAAATCTACCAGATTCTCGTTCGCGAAGTGGATGCCAACGCACCTGTTAGCGTTCATCTCTGTGAATTCCCCAGCGCAGACGAATCCTTGAAGGACGAAGCCCTGGTGCAGCGTATCGCAATGGTCCGCGGCATGGTGGAAATGGGCCGTGCAATCCGCGCTACGAACAACGTAAAGAACCGTATGCCCATTGCTTCCATGACTGTGGTGCCTCACGGTTCCGTAGAACTCGATGTCGCCCAGACCATGAAGGACCTCATCCTCGAAGAACTGAACGTTCGCGAAATGAAGTTCCTTGAAGATGAAACCGTTCTGGTGAAGCTTTCTGCAAAGCCCAACTTCCTGGGCATCAAGGCTAAGGGCCCTGAATACGCCAAGAACATGAAGGTCATCTCTGCAAAGCTCAACAGCCTTACCGCTGACGAAATCAAGGCCCTGCAGGGTGGCGAGACAATCAAGTTCGAATTTGGCGAAGTGGGCGCTGACTGCTTGATGATCCAGCGCATTGTGCCGGAAGGCCTTGCCGTGGACGCAGACAGCCACTTTACCGTTGCTCTGGACCTGAACGTTACCGATGACCTGCGCCGCGCTTGCGTCGCCCGTGAATTGGTGAACCGCATCCAGAACCGCCGTAAGGAACAGAACTACACCATCACTGACAAGATCGAAGTGACCTTGTTCTCTGACAGTGAAATGTTCAAGCAGGCTGTTGCTGAAAACGAAGCTTATATTGCTGGCGAAACGCAAGCTACC